From a region of the Bdellovibrio bacteriovorus genome:
- a CDS encoding cation:proton antiporter domain-containing protein translates to MTHLPHLITDLGFILIIAALATLLFKKLGQPLVLGYLIAGFLVSPHVPFFPTVTDNESIKVWSEIGVIFLLFSLGLEFSFKKLFKVGGSAGFTAAFEVIFMMGLGYLFGRMFGWNSIDSLFFGAILSMSSTTIIVRAFQEMGIKGKKFVELVFGILVVEDIIAILLLVLLTAIAGSGEFSTAELALDGLRLFFFIALWFIVGIFLIPIFLRRIRRLLEDETTLLVAIGLCFLMVMIAAYVGFSPALGAFVMGSLLAETPEGHNMEKVLQPVKNLFAAIFFVSVGMMIDPKILWERWDLVLAVTLITVIGKFISTFLGAILSGQTRKVSFQSGMSLAQIGEFSFIIASLGVTMKVTSDFLYPLAIATSAVTTFTTPYLIKFSGPVHTWVEARLPEGIKVILDRYQQSFNQEGRVNVGGLIFRTYGLKVLMNTVMVVAILLASKTFLTGEVQSYLQESPWASSVSLFLCLLICGPFLWGIVLGGPSLGSERDVEELQKLRGLQAGIFAGRLLLALMLVAAILSQFVTVKMASGVMVAVLIIAAGLAQLWVKKLYQVIEKNFLKNLTEKERKSLVSAEVAKNFLPWEATLGSYEIFPESSIVGQSLRTLSFKEKYGVTVAAVFRGTHRKFAPDGEFIIYPFDRLICFGSEEELQNFHKTLEIERALKTQPTQTDQQDYKLSSFSVTEDSPLKGKSIRESGLREKMHGMVVGIERGSERILGPRASFTILENDLLWVVSDRKQNS, encoded by the coding sequence ATGACTCATTTGCCTCATTTGATTACTGATCTAGGTTTTATTCTTATCATTGCGGCGTTAGCGACGCTGCTCTTTAAAAAACTCGGACAACCTTTAGTTCTTGGGTATTTGATCGCGGGCTTTTTAGTAAGTCCGCATGTGCCATTTTTTCCAACGGTGACAGATAATGAAAGCATCAAGGTCTGGTCCGAGATTGGCGTTATCTTTCTTTTATTCAGCTTAGGTCTGGAATTTAGTTTTAAGAAGCTATTCAAAGTAGGTGGCTCAGCCGGTTTCACTGCGGCTTTTGAAGTGATCTTTATGATGGGCCTAGGTTATCTTTTCGGCCGTATGTTTGGTTGGAACAGTATCGACAGTCTTTTCTTCGGCGCCATTCTATCTATGTCCTCCACGACGATTATCGTGCGCGCTTTCCAAGAGATGGGAATCAAAGGGAAGAAGTTCGTTGAATTGGTTTTTGGTATTCTGGTTGTCGAAGACATCATCGCCATCCTGCTCTTGGTATTGCTAACTGCGATTGCCGGTTCTGGAGAGTTCTCAACGGCGGAGCTTGCGTTAGATGGCCTTCGTCTTTTCTTCTTTATTGCTCTTTGGTTTATCGTCGGGATCTTTCTTATACCCATATTCCTGCGTCGTATTCGTCGTCTGCTGGAAGATGAGACCACGCTTTTAGTGGCTATTGGTCTGTGTTTTTTAATGGTGATGATTGCAGCTTATGTTGGATTTTCTCCGGCGCTCGGCGCCTTCGTCATGGGTTCTTTGTTAGCTGAGACGCCTGAAGGTCATAATATGGAAAAGGTGCTTCAACCGGTGAAGAATCTATTTGCGGCGATTTTCTTCGTCTCTGTCGGGATGATGATTGATCCTAAAATACTTTGGGAAAGATGGGATCTCGTTTTGGCGGTCACGCTGATAACAGTTATAGGAAAATTCATCAGCACCTTCTTGGGTGCGATTTTATCAGGGCAAACCCGTAAGGTGTCTTTTCAGTCGGGAATGAGCTTGGCGCAGATCGGGGAGTTCTCTTTTATTATCGCCTCGCTAGGTGTGACGATGAAAGTGACCAGTGATTTCCTTTACCCCTTGGCGATAGCCACATCAGCGGTGACGACCTTTACGACACCTTATCTGATTAAATTCTCAGGTCCCGTACACACCTGGGTTGAAGCGCGTCTTCCTGAAGGAATCAAAGTTATCTTAGACCGCTATCAACAATCCTTTAACCAAGAGGGACGAGTCAACGTCGGCGGACTTATCTTTAGAACCTACGGACTTAAAGTATTAATGAACACGGTGATGGTAGTGGCCATCCTACTGGCTTCAAAAACTTTCTTAACTGGCGAAGTGCAAAGCTATTTGCAAGAAAGCCCCTGGGCGAGCAGTGTTTCTTTATTCTTGTGCTTACTAATTTGCGGGCCGTTCCTTTGGGGAATTGTTTTGGGAGGACCTTCTTTAGGATCCGAACGTGATGTGGAAGAATTGCAAAAGCTTCGTGGCTTGCAAGCTGGGATTTTTGCGGGCCGTTTATTGTTGGCCTTAATGCTGGTGGCCGCGATTTTGTCGCAATTTGTGACCGTGAAAATGGCTTCAGGTGTGATGGTCGCGGTTTTGATTATTGCTGCGGGTTTGGCGCAACTATGGGTGAAAAAACTTTATCAGGTGATTGAAAAAAACTTTCTAAAAAATCTGACGGAAAAAGAGCGTAAATCTTTAGTCAGCGCTGAGGTTGCAAAAAACTTTCTGCCTTGGGAAGCGACACTGGGAAGTTATGAGATTTTCCCGGAAAGCAGTATTGTCGGACAAAGCTTGCGCACGCTTTCTTTTAAAGAAAAATATGGTGTGACAGTCGCGGCTGTATTTCGGGGGACCCATCGTAAATTTGCACCCGACGGAGAATTCATAATTTATCCTTTCGATCGATTGATCTGTTTTGGCAGTGAAGAAGAACTGCAGAACTTCCATAAGACTTTAGAGATTGAGCGGGCTTTAAAAACACAACCCACACAAACAGATCAGCAGGATTATAAGCTGTCTTCATTCAGTGTGACGGAGGACTCGCCGTTAAAAGGAAAATCCATCCGTGAAAGCGGTTTACGAGAAAAAATGCACGGCATGGTTGTGGGTATTGAAAGAGGTTCTGAGCGCATCCTAGGCCCTAGGGCGAGCTTCACGATCTTAGAGAATGATCTTCTTTGGGTGGTCTCTGACCGTAAACAAAATTCTTAG
- a CDS encoding bifunctional nuclease family protein: MKDLLDSQNLKAQIVFAQNTHEEETFHQNDLVQLFPYGLSVTTDATRPFLLLKDEAHVYTLPVAVSPIDAGVALSQNNKVVAESSPHKFTALLLQSLGIEIKQAVFVEIKGSHQYVRLYISGHPATNSVKLRADEAMSLCMYLQVPLFATKNFIGRSRILNAEIESGAQKAQNFGFMDKGFGYLN; encoded by the coding sequence ATGAAAGATCTTTTGGATTCACAAAATCTTAAAGCTCAGATTGTGTTTGCACAGAACACTCATGAGGAAGAAACCTTTCACCAAAATGATTTGGTGCAATTGTTTCCTTATGGCTTGTCAGTGACGACGGATGCGACTCGTCCATTCTTGCTTTTGAAGGATGAAGCGCACGTTTATACTTTGCCAGTTGCCGTCAGTCCAATTGATGCGGGAGTGGCGCTTTCTCAGAACAACAAAGTCGTCGCTGAGTCTTCACCGCACAAATTCACAGCACTTTTGCTTCAGTCCTTAGGGATCGAAATAAAGCAAGCCGTGTTCGTTGAAATTAAAGGCTCCCACCAATATGTGCGTCTTTATATCAGTGGGCACCCGGCGACGAACTCAGTGAAATTACGCGCGGATGAAGCCATGTCTTTGTGTATGTACTTACAAGTGCCTCTGTTTGCGACAAAAAACTTTATCGGTCGGTCGCGCATTCTGAATGCAGAGATCGAGAGCGGCGCGCAAAAGGCGCAAAATTTCGGTTTCATGGATAAAGGGTTTGGATATCTGAACTAG
- a CDS encoding patatin-like phospholipase family protein — MPCLGLVLSGGGARGAYQAGVLAAIAHVAAKTKIRNPFKIYSGVSAGAINVAMLAGNSGDFVESAKNLVSLWSHINSDQIYYADLMTLSRGGLQWMSEFSWGGGNKDSALRSLLSTHPLSNFISDKCHFNQIDKKIKSGQLRAVSVSALDYESVSTFTFFQGSPDIVPWERGMHRSERTNLSTEHVMASSAIPLLFPPIQIGSRYFGDGCIRNQSPCGPAIYMGADSLIAIGVRRRQDTWYSYHNTSAGQAPSVSRVANVLMNAVMMDGFESDIHRIEQINQSFSTLTGGQKKKVAVHAIDYLWISPSVDFSEIAKEKGSELPRMIRYLLRGPGSIEESREMLSYLLFTPSYCKQLVDIGFSDGMKEKDRIEELIVSKAAKSHSVKHQANP; from the coding sequence ATGCCTTGTTTGGGACTTGTTCTGTCAGGTGGAGGCGCGAGGGGAGCGTATCAAGCAGGCGTTCTTGCGGCGATTGCCCATGTAGCGGCGAAGACAAAAATTAGAAATCCCTTTAAGATCTATAGCGGTGTCAGCGCCGGCGCCATCAATGTCGCGATGCTGGCTGGAAACAGCGGCGATTTTGTTGAGAGCGCGAAAAATCTTGTCTCTCTTTGGAGTCATATCAATAGCGATCAAATCTACTATGCCGATTTGATGACCCTTTCTCGCGGTGGTCTGCAATGGATGAGTGAATTTTCTTGGGGCGGGGGAAATAAAGACTCGGCACTGCGATCTCTTTTAAGCACTCATCCTTTAAGTAATTTTATCTCTGATAAGTGTCACTTCAATCAAATCGACAAAAAAATAAAGTCCGGACAGTTGCGCGCCGTCAGTGTTTCAGCATTAGATTATGAAAGTGTTTCGACCTTCACCTTTTTCCAAGGAAGTCCTGATATAGTTCCCTGGGAGCGTGGCATGCATCGCAGTGAGCGAACCAATCTTTCGACGGAACACGTCATGGCGTCTTCGGCGATTCCTTTGTTGTTTCCACCTATTCAAATTGGTTCGCGGTACTTCGGTGATGGGTGCATTCGCAATCAGTCGCCTTGTGGTCCCGCGATTTACATGGGGGCCGACAGTTTGATTGCCATCGGTGTTCGTCGTCGACAAGATACATGGTATTCGTATCATAACACTTCCGCAGGTCAGGCTCCTTCTGTTTCACGAGTGGCAAACGTTTTGATGAATGCCGTTATGATGGATGGCTTTGAATCAGATATTCATCGTATCGAGCAGATCAATCAAAGTTTTTCGACATTAACCGGCGGACAAAAGAAAAAGGTCGCGGTTCACGCGATTGATTATCTTTGGATTTCCCCTTCGGTTGATTTTTCGGAAATTGCAAAAGAGAAAGGTTCCGAACTTCCGCGCATGATTCGCTACTTGTTGCGTGGCCCGGGATCCATTGAGGAATCGCGAGAGATGTTGAGTTATCTTTTATTTACGCCCAGTTACTGCAAACAGTTAGTGGATATTGGTTTTTCGGACGGAATGAAGGAAAAAGATCGCATCGAAGAATTGATTGTTTCTAAGGCCGCAAAATCCCATTCTGTAAAGCATCAAGCCAATCCGTAA